A single Phoenix dactylifera cultivar Barhee BC4 chromosome 1, palm_55x_up_171113_PBpolish2nd_filt_p, whole genome shotgun sequence DNA region contains:
- the LOC103723556 gene encoding 110 kDa U5 small nuclear ribonucleoprotein component CLO-like, whose protein sequence is MDDSLYDEFGNYIGPEIESDRDSDDAGDSGDESPAGSARSDDEAAASPSPSANGWITASGAGAGADDMDTDPAASQIVLAEDKKYYPTAEEVYGEGVETLVMDEDEQPLEQPIIKPVRTVKFEVGVRDSSTYVSTEFLLGLASNPSLVRNVALVGHLHHGKTVFVDMLVEQTHEISTFDLDSERHIRYTDTRIDEQERRISIKAVPMSLVLEDSNAKSYLCNIMDTPGHVNFSDEMTAALRLADGAVLVVDAAEGVMVNTERAIRHAIQERLPIVVVINKVDRLITELKLPPTDAYFKLRHTLEVINDLISSYSTSVGGTQVIDPVAGNVCFASATAGWSFTLQSFAKLYVKLHGIPFDYLKFAARLWGDLYYHPDERVFRKKPPMGGGERSFVQFILEPLYKIYSQVIGEHKKSVETTLAELGVTLSNAAYKLNVRPLLRLACSSVFGSATGFTDMLVQHIPSAKDAAAKKIEHIYTGPQDSYITEAMKNCDPYGPLMVNVTKLYPKSDCSVFDAFGRVYSGTIQTGQTLRVLGEGYSPDDEEDMTVKEVTKLWVYQARYRIPISKAPAGSWVLIEGVDASIMKTATLCPLDMDEDVYIFRPLRFNTLPVVKTATEPLNPSELPKMVEGLRKISKSYPLAITKVEESGEHTILGTGEIYLDSIMKDLRELYSEVEVKVADPVVTFCETVVETSSMKCFAETPNKRNKITMIAEPLERGLAEDIENGVVSIDSKQKDISDFFQKRYDWDLLSARSIWAFGPDKQGPNILLDDTLPSEVDKNLLSAVKDSIVQGFQWGAREGPLCDEPIRNVKFKILNASIAAEPLHRGGGQIIPTARRVVYSSFLMANPRLMEPVYYVEIHTPIDCVSAIYTVLSRRRGHVTADVPKPGTPVYVVKAYLPVIESFGFETDLRYHTQGQAFCLSVFDHWAIVPGDPLDKSIVLRPLEPAPIQHLAREFMVKTRRRKGMSEDVSINKFFDEAMMVELAQQAADLHLQMM, encoded by the exons ATGGACGATAGTCTCTACGACGAGTTCGGCAACTACATCGGCCCGGAGATCGAGTCCGACCGCGACTCCGACGATGCCGGTGACTCCGGCGACGAGTCTCCCGCGGGCTCCGCCCGCTCCGACGACGAGGCCGCCGCCTCACCGAGCCCCTCCGCCAACGGCTGGATCACCGCCTccggcgccggcgccggcgccgACGACATGGACACCGACCCTGCCGCCTCCCAGATCGTCCTCGCCGAGGACAAGAAGTACTACCCCACCGCCGAAGAGGTCTACGGCGAGGGCGTGGAGACCCTCGTGATGGACGAGGATGAGCAGCCCCTCGAGCAGCCCATCATCAAGCCCGTCCGCACCGTCAAGTTCGAGGTCGGCGTGAGGGACTCCTCCACCTACGTCTCCACCGAGTTCCTCCTCGGCCTCGCCTCCAACCCTTCGCTCGTCCGCAACGTCGCTCTCGTCGGCCACCTCCACCACGGCAAGACGGTGTTCGTGGACATGCTGGTGGAGCAGACCCACGAGATCTCGACCTTCGATCTTGACAGCGAGCGGCACATACGGTACACAGACACGAGGATCGATGAGCAGGAGCGCCGGATCTCCATCAAGGCCGTGCCCATGTCCCTTGTGCTCGAGGACAGCAACGCCAAGTCCTACCTCTGCAACATAATGGACACTCCCGGCCATGTCAACTTCTCTGATGAGATGACTGCTGCTCTCCGCCTTGCTGATGGGGCTGTGCTGGTTGTCGATGCTGCCGAAGGTGTTATG GTAAATACTGAGAGGGCTATACGCCATGCAATACAAGAAAGACTTCCCATTGTAGTTGTGATAAACAAG GTCGATAGACTGATTACAGAGCTTAAGCTGCCACCAACTGATGCTTATTTCAAACTGCGACACACTTTGGAAGTTATCAATGACCTTATCTCTTCTTACTCCACTAGTGTAGGAGGCACCCAAGTGATTGATCCTGTTGCTGGGAATGTCTGTTTTGCAAGTGCAACTGCTGGGTGGTCATTCACCTTGCAGTCATTTGCTAAGCTTTACGTAAAACTCCATGGCATTCCTTTTGACTATTTAAAGTTTGCAGCCCGTCTATGGGGAGACCTGTATTATCATCCTGATGAAAGGGTCTTCAGGAAGAAACCCCCAATGGGTGGAGGAGAAAGATCATTTGTCCAGTTTATTCTCGAACCTTTATACAAAATCTACAGCCAAGTAATTGGAGAGCATAAGAAGAGTGTGGAGACAACTCTTGCGGAACTTGGTGTAACCCTAAGCAATGCCGCTTATAAGTTGAATGTTAGGCCTTTATTGAGGTTGGCTTGTAGTTCTGTCTTTGGATCTGCGACAGGATTTACTGACATGCTTGTCCAGCACATCCCCTCCGCCAAGGATGCTGCAGCAAAGAAGATAGAGCACATATATACAGGACCTCAAGACTCATATATTACTGAGGCTATGAAAAACTGTGATCCTTATGGCCCCCTTATGGTTAATGTTACAAAACTCTATCCCAAGTCTGACTGTAGTGTCTTTGATGCTTTTGGCCGAGTCTACAGTGGCACCATACAGACTGGTCAGACCTTACGTGTACTGGGGGAAGGCTATTCACCTGATGACGAAGAAGACATGACAGTCAAAGAGGTTACCAAACTGTGGGTTTACCAGGCTCGATACCGTATTCCCATCAGTAAAGCGCCTGCTGGTTCTTGGGTTCTAATTGAAGGTGTAGATGCCTCCATCATGAAGACTGCAACATTATGTCCTTTGGATATGGATGAAGATGTTTACATATTTAGGCCTCTTCGCTTCAATACACTGCCAGTTGTAAAAACTGCAACCGAACCATTGAATCCAAGCGAGCTACCAAAGATGGTGGAGGGCcttagaaaaatcagcaagagtTATCCTTTAGCTATCACCAAAGTAGAGGAGTCAGGTGAACATACTATACTAGGAACAGGTGAGATATATCTTGATTCCATCATGAAGGATCTCAGGGAACTTTACTCTGAAGTTGAAGTCAAG GTGGCAGATCCAGTTGTGACTTTTTGCGAAACGGTGGTTGAGACTTCCTCGATGAAATGTTTTGCTGAAACTCCcaacaaaagaaacaaaattaCTATG ATTGCAGAGCCACTAGAGAGGGGTTTGGCAGAAGATATTGAGAATGGTGTTGTGAGCATTGACTCGAAACAAAAGGATATCAGTGATTTCTTTCAGAAACGTTATGATTGGGATTTGCTTTCAGCAAGGAGCATATGGGCATTTGGGCCAGACAAGCAG GGCCCCAACATTCTACTAGATGATACTCTCCCAAGTGAAGTTGATAAGAACTTGCTGAGTGCTGTCAAGGACTCCATTGTTCAAGG ATTTCAGTGGGGTGCCCGGGAAGGTCCTCTTTGTGATGAACCTATCCGGAATgtcaaattcaaaattctaaatGCATCTATTGCCGCTGAGCCCTTGCATCGAGGAGGTGGTCAGATTATTCCCACCGCTCGGCGTGTGGTGTATTCATCTTTCCTCATGGCGAACCCGAGGCTTATGGAGCCTGTTTACTATGTAGAG ATCCATACACCAATCGATTGTGTCTCTGCAATTTATACGGTGTTGTCACGCAGACGTGGACATGTAACAGCAGATGTCCCTAAGCCTGGCACCCCCGTATATGTTGTGAAG gcATATTTACCGGTGATAGAATCATTTGGCTTTGAGACGGACTTGAGGTACCATACTCAGGGGCAAGCATTTTGCCTCTCTGTGTTTGATCACTGGGCCATAGTTCCCGGTGACCCACTTGATAAGAGCATAGTCCTCCGGCCTCTAGAACCAGCACCAATTCAGCACCTTGCACGGGAGTTCATGGTGAAAACAAGGCGCCGGAAG GGAATGAGTGAGGACGTGAGCATCAACAAGTTCTTTGATGAGGCTATGATGGTTGAGCTTGCTCAGCAGGCTGCGGATCTTCATTTGCAGATGATGTAA